In Patagioenas fasciata isolate bPatFas1 chromosome 20, bPatFas1.hap1, whole genome shotgun sequence, a genomic segment contains:
- the BARHL1 gene encoding barH-like 1 homeobox protein: MEGSTGFGIDSILSHRAGSPAVPKGDPLVGDGRSPLELSPRSEGSSGCPSPRSPGRECLEAAVPRPGLDAHLQPGQVSAPSQSRTVTSSFLIRDILADCKPLAACAPYSSTNGPHGGQEPAGRIPTKPGEDFREKMEKNTSSSSSDSEYKVKEEGDREISSSRDSPPVRLKKPRKARTAFTDHQLAQLERSFERQKYLSVQDRMELAASLNLTDTQVKTWYQNRRTKWKRQTAVGLELLAEAGNYSALQRMFPSPYFYPQSLVSNLDPGAALYLYRGPSAPPPALQRPLVPRILIHGLQGGSEPPPPLPPLPGVLPRAAQPR, from the exons ATGGAGGGCTCCACCGGCTTTGGGATCGACTCCATCCTCTCCCACCGAGCCGGCAGCCCGGCCGTGCCCAAGGGGGACCCGCTGGTGGGCGACGGCCGATCCCCGCTGGAGCTGAGCCCCCGCTCGGAGGGCAGCAGCGGGTGCCCCTCGCCCCGCTCGCCGGGCCGCGAGTGCCTGGAAGCGGCGGTGCCGCGGCCGGGCCTGGATGCGCATCTCCAGCCGGGACAGGTCTCGGCTCCCTCCCAGTCCCGCACCGTCACCTCGTCCTTCCTCATCAGAGACATCCTGGCTGACTGCAAACCCCTGGCTGCCTGCGCTCCTTACTCCAGCACCAATGGACCTCACGGCGGGCAGGAGCCGGCGGGCAGGATCCCCACCAAACCTGGAGAGGACTTTagggagaaaatggaaaaaaacaccagcagctcctcctcGGACTCGGAATACAAAG TGAAAGAAGAAGGGGACAGGGAGATCTCCAGCTCCCGGGACAGCCCCCCGGTGAGGCTGAAAAAGCCGCGCAAAGCCCGCACCGCCTTCACCGACCATCAGCTGGCCCAGCTGGAGCGCAGCTTCGAGAGGCAAAAATACCTGAGTGTGCAGGACAGGATGGAGCTGGCGGCCTCGCTCAACCTCACCGACACGCAGGTGAAAACCTGGTACCAGAACAGAAG GACCAAGTGGAAAAGGCAGACGGCGGTGGGCCTGGAGCTGCTGGCTGAGGCCGGCAACTACTCAGCCCTCCAGAGGATGTTCCCCTCGCCCTACTTCTACCCTCAGAGTTTGGTCTCCAACCTGGACCCCGGCGCCGCTCTCTACTTGTACCGCGGACCCAGCGCGCCGCCCCCCGCTCTCCAGAGACCCTTGGTGCCCCGCATCCTCATCCACGGACTGCAGGGCGGCAGCgagcccccgccgcccctgcccccGCTGCCCGGCGTCCTGCCCCGGGCCGCGCAGCCCCGGTGA